One genomic segment of Gammaproteobacteria bacterium includes these proteins:
- the dapB gene encoding 4-hydroxy-tetrahydrodipicolinate reductase — MIKVGITGAGGRMGKALIEACVNTAGLQLAAAVERKGSSLVGVDAGSLAGVGELGIKLVDDLRSVIGDIDVLIDFTGVEPTLQHVQICADAGKQIIIGTTGFNEEQKAKISAAAQRVAVVLAPNMSIGVNLCLKLLDIAARVMGDEVDIEIIEAHHRHKVDAPSGTAVRMGEVVAKALGRDLKTCAVYGREGMTGERDRKTIGFETIRAGDIVGEHTVMFADIGERVEITHKASSRMTFANGAMRAAAWLNSKNTGLYDMQDVLGLK; from the coding sequence ATGATTAAAGTGGGCATTACAGGCGCTGGTGGGCGCATGGGCAAGGCGTTGATCGAAGCTTGTGTCAATACTGCGGGTTTGCAGTTGGCCGCTGCAGTGGAGCGTAAAGGCAGTTCACTGGTTGGTGTGGATGCCGGTAGTTTGGCCGGTGTGGGCGAACTTGGGATCAAACTGGTCGATGATCTGCGTAGTGTGATTGGCGATATTGATGTGCTGATTGATTTCACCGGCGTTGAACCTACACTGCAACATGTACAAATCTGTGCTGATGCGGGCAAGCAAATTATCATCGGCACCACGGGATTTAACGAAGAACAAAAAGCCAAGATCAGCGCAGCCGCTCAGCGTGTTGCGGTCGTGTTGGCGCCGAACATGAGCATCGGTGTTAATTTGTGCCTGAAACTGCTGGACATCGCTGCACGCGTGATGGGTGATGAAGTGGATATCGAAATTATCGAGGCCCATCATCGCCACAAGGTGGATGCGCCATCAGGTACCGCTGTGCGCATGGGTGAGGTTGTTGCCAAAGCGTTAGGCCGTGATCTGAAGACCTGTGCTGTGTACGGGCGTGAAGGTATGACTGGCGAGCGCGACCGCAAAACTATCGGATTTGAAACAATTCGTGCGGGCGATATCGTTGGTGAGCACACAGTGATGTTTGCTGATATCGGTGAGCGTGTGGAAATTACGCACAAGGCTTCCAGCCGAATGACGTTTGCCAACGGCGCAATGCGTGCTGCAGCTTGGTTGAACAGCAAAAACACGGGTCTATATGATATGCAGGACGTGTTGGGCTTAAAGTAA
- a CDS encoding response regulator, with product MYKSMKALVVDDTASTRQFVSRILQTELQFSKVVQSANARDALSRLAEEKSVDIIICDWEMPKISGLSFLSKIKEIEHFKSIPFIMATSRADKESIIKAIEAGVNDYLIKPFSGKSLEEKIDKLLSGSNKKNGEHFISSLIKQGDSEIHGTLMSITPEECHIITTESNESHDAALETTIFINFQKHSFYVKGTLINSSPVGTSTSTQLKYALSSMDANTTEKINRLLDAKKSKIHA from the coding sequence ATGTACAAGAGCATGAAAGCCCTGGTCGTTGATGACACCGCAAGTACCCGGCAGTTTGTCAGCCGGATTTTGCAAACCGAATTACAATTCTCCAAAGTGGTGCAATCCGCCAATGCCAGAGATGCGCTGTCGCGATTAGCTGAAGAAAAATCGGTGGACATTATCATTTGCGACTGGGAAATGCCGAAAATATCCGGCCTTTCGTTTTTGAGCAAAATCAAAGAAATTGAACATTTCAAATCCATCCCATTCATCATGGCCACATCACGCGCTGACAAGGAATCGATTATCAAGGCCATTGAAGCGGGCGTGAATGACTATCTCATCAAGCCGTTTTCAGGAAAATCACTCGAAGAAAAAATAGACAAACTACTGTCCGGTTCGAATAAAAAGAACGGTGAGCATTTCATCAGTTCATTGATAAAACAAGGCGACTCAGAAATTCATGGCACACTGATGAGCATTACCCCTGAGGAATGCCATATTATCACCACCGAGAGCAATGAATCGCACGATGCTGCACTGGAAACCACAATCTTCATAAACTTCCAGAAACATTCATTTTACGTAAAAGGCACATTGATAAATTCAAGCCCAGTGGGTACTTCAACCTCAACACAATTGAAATATGCCCTAAGCAGCATGGATGCGAACACGACCGAAAAAATAAATCGTTTACTGGACGCAAAAAAATCAAAAATACATGCATAA
- the hrcA gene encoding heat-inducible transcriptional repressor HrcA, which produces MDQLLSGRAQRLLKLLIEQYIESGQPVGSKLLAQHSGMELSAATIRNVLADLEQQGLLASPHTSAGRVPTDLGYRLFVDSLVSVKPLEDKLLSQLQRQIRLESNSQNLLSSASNMLSELTSLTSIVMLPKRDCIALRQIEFVPLSEKRVLAIMVMSDAEVENRIIHTSRNFSETELRQAANLLNRLLVGRDIQTVRDNILGELESMRKEVNEFLQAAVEMASQMFSTDGSPARDDLVVSGESKLLHMDSLADIGKARRLLDAFGHKRDILDLLDRCMSSERMQVFIGAETNNPEFEQCSLISAPYSMDGKVVGVLGIIGPTRMAYDRVIPMVDVTAKLLGAALQFKK; this is translated from the coding sequence ATGGATCAATTATTGAGCGGGCGAGCACAGCGGCTGCTTAAACTGTTGATCGAACAGTATATCGAGTCGGGTCAACCCGTGGGCTCGAAGCTGCTTGCGCAGCATTCAGGTATGGAGTTGAGTGCGGCCACGATTCGCAATGTGCTGGCTGATTTGGAGCAGCAGGGCTTGCTGGCTTCGCCGCATACTTCAGCCGGGCGGGTGCCGACTGATTTGGGTTATCGGTTGTTTGTTGATTCCCTGGTTTCGGTCAAACCTCTGGAAGACAAGCTGTTGTCGCAGTTACAGCGACAAATTCGCCTGGAATCCAATTCGCAGAATTTGTTGTCCAGTGCTTCCAATATGCTGTCGGAGCTAACCAGTCTGACCAGCATTGTCATGCTGCCAAAGCGCGATTGTATTGCGTTGCGGCAGATTGAATTTGTTCCCCTGTCCGAGAAGCGCGTGTTAGCCATCATGGTGATGAGCGATGCTGAGGTGGAAAACCGCATCATCCACACCAGTCGTAACTTTTCCGAAACGGAGCTGCGTCAGGCAGCCAATCTACTTAATCGCCTGCTGGTTGGTCGTGACATTCAAACTGTGCGCGACAACATTTTGGGTGAATTAGAATCCATGCGCAAAGAAGTGAATGAGTTTTTACAGGCGGCGGTGGAGATGGCTTCGCAAATGTTTAGCACAGACGGTTCCCCTGCACGTGATGATTTGGTGGTGTCTGGCGAAAGCAAGCTGCTGCACATGGACTCCCTGGCGGACATTGGCAAGGCGCGGCGTTTACTCGATGCGTTTGGCCATAAACGCGACATTCTGGATCTTCTGGATCGCTGCATGTCTTCGGAGCGAATGCAGGTTTTTATTGGTGCCGAAACCAACAACCCGGAGTTTGAGCAATGCAGTCTGATCAGTGCGCCCTACAGCATGGACGGTAAGGTGGTTGGCGTGCTGGGCATCATCGGCCCGACCCGCATGGCTTACGACCGGGTTATTCCCATGGTTGATGTCACTGCAAAATTGTTAGGCGCGGCCTTGCAATTCAAAAAGTAG
- the dnaJ gene encoding molecular chaperone DnaJ produces MSKRDYYEILGVSKNATKDELKKAYRRLAMKYHPDRNTDNPEAEEKFKEAKEAYEILDDDQKRAAYDQFGHAGVDPSAGGPGFRGGAGPGNFGDIFGDIFGDIFGGARRGGAHANRGADLRYNLEISLEEAVAGTTVKIKVPTFVSCGTCDGSGAKKGSKPVTCSTCAGHGQVRMQQGFFSIQQTCPTCQGRGETISDPCSVCHGQGRVQETKTLSAKIPAGVDVGDRIRLSGEGEAGENGGPPGDLYIQINVKAHPIFEREGADLHCEVPVSLVTAALGGELDVPTLDGRVKLKIPAETQTGKLFRLRGKGVKPVRGGAVGDLFCRVSVETPINLSNKQKEMLREFEASLNNGGKHNPRSHGWLDKVKTFFDEMKF; encoded by the coding sequence ATGTCTAAACGCGATTATTACGAAATCCTCGGCGTTTCCAAAAACGCCACCAAAGATGAGCTGAAAAAAGCTTATCGCCGTTTGGCCATGAAGTATCATCCTGACCGTAATACGGATAATCCCGAAGCGGAAGAAAAATTCAAGGAAGCCAAAGAGGCTTATGAAATTTTGGATGATGACCAGAAACGAGCGGCTTACGATCAGTTTGGTCACGCGGGCGTCGATCCCAGTGCGGGTGGCCCCGGATTCCGCGGCGGTGCGGGTCCAGGCAATTTTGGTGATATTTTCGGTGATATCTTCGGCGATATTTTCGGCGGTGCTCGTCGCGGTGGTGCGCACGCAAATCGCGGCGCAGATCTGCGCTACAACCTGGAAATTTCACTGGAAGAAGCTGTTGCCGGCACGACTGTAAAAATTAAAGTACCAACCTTTGTCAGTTGTGGCACCTGTGACGGTAGCGGCGCTAAAAAAGGTAGCAAGCCGGTCACGTGCTCTACCTGTGCGGGCCACGGTCAGGTTCGTATGCAGCAGGGATTTTTCTCGATTCAGCAAACTTGTCCAACCTGTCAGGGACGAGGTGAAACAATTTCTGATCCTTGCTCTGTGTGTCATGGCCAAGGGCGAGTGCAGGAAACCAAAACACTTTCCGCGAAAATTCCCGCAGGCGTGGATGTTGGTGACCGCATTCGTTTGAGTGGCGAGGGAGAGGCCGGCGAAAATGGTGGTCCACCCGGCGACCTGTACATTCAAATCAATGTCAAAGCACATCCGATTTTTGAACGCGAAGGCGCGGACTTGCACTGTGAAGTTCCCGTGAGTCTTGTGACGGCGGCATTGGGTGGTGAACTGGATGTGCCGACGCTGGATGGTCGGGTGAAACTGAAAATTCCTGCGGAAACGCAAACCGGCAAGTTGTTCCGTCTGCGTGGCAAGGGTGTTAAACCTGTGCGTGGTGGAGCGGTAGGTGATTTGTTCTGCCGCGTGAGCGTGGAAACGCCGATAAACCTCAGCAATAAACAGAAAGAAATGTTGCGCGAATTTGAAGCCAGCCTGAATAATGGCGGCAAGCATAATCCGCGTTCTCATGGCTGGTTGGACAAGGTCAAGACCTTCTTCGACGAGATGAAATTTTAA
- a CDS encoding flagellar hook-length control protein FliK, with protein MQINTGQSSVSTVTPQITVPTGQAAAQALSPGQQVTATVLTATANGQVSLNVNNSQIQASTDLVLTEGQLLNLIVSQVGKQTVLKLSDNSLHAALISQALRTSLPKQGSLTDILANLRAIVDQPKSASALPLPNLPPAVQQVAKQLLTQLPEARQITTAAGLKEALKNSGIFLEEKLKNLTATNTQAKAPNSLTQDFKNNLLQLRQELLNALSSQSGVKNNPSPALPTAALEKIANLQTASTDKQTSTSAPITANKQAAITAEVLDAKLTTTTAQISAKDAGTGATASSTELPQIISAIKQNLASATALPDKVKNQLIALMKQLDVIAPSIPSSPSTQPLPAKTMEALQRLQLDIRALGGLLESLPISTTPGTMALRNNLGALDHLFMQLFRGPRTTASAHDTLQPPLPRSQLQAQATPPPSLNNINNTQDAVHELLRQTDAALARVQTQQTGSLLEQEAGRLLINAEIPLRRGEQIDLLQLRVQEDEGENGNSKFENGLTVTLSLDLEGTGPIYARINVRKQSVSVVFWAEDNHTLQTAIQNSDDLEQRLTRAGLKPEQMSFLEGKPPKTSLQNDLTALNSSILDVKA; from the coding sequence ATGCAAATCAATACCGGCCAAAGCAGTGTCAGCACCGTCACGCCGCAAATTACCGTCCCAACCGGCCAAGCTGCCGCTCAGGCCCTATCGCCTGGTCAACAAGTCACTGCCACGGTTTTGACCGCCACCGCGAACGGTCAGGTCAGCCTCAACGTCAACAACAGCCAAATCCAGGCAAGCACCGACCTGGTACTCACCGAAGGGCAACTGCTCAATTTGATCGTCAGCCAGGTCGGCAAGCAGACCGTACTGAAACTCTCTGACAACTCGCTCCACGCAGCGCTCATCTCGCAAGCCCTGCGCACCAGTCTGCCCAAGCAAGGCAGCCTGACTGACATTCTGGCCAATCTACGGGCAATCGTTGATCAGCCGAAGTCGGCCAGCGCCCTGCCACTGCCCAATCTTCCACCAGCCGTGCAACAGGTTGCCAAGCAGTTATTAACCCAATTGCCTGAGGCTCGCCAAATCACTACCGCAGCAGGGCTAAAAGAGGCACTAAAAAATAGCGGGATATTTCTTGAAGAAAAACTCAAAAATTTAACTGCGACAAACACGCAAGCCAAAGCCCCAAATTCGCTAACGCAGGATTTCAAAAATAACCTGCTGCAATTGCGCCAAGAGTTACTCAATGCCCTGTCGAGCCAATCGGGCGTGAAGAATAATCCATCGCCAGCACTGCCCACAGCCGCGCTGGAGAAAATTGCCAATCTACAAACGGCTAGCACAGACAAACAGACCTCCACATCAGCACCAATCACGGCCAACAAACAAGCCGCTATCACTGCTGAAGTTCTTGATGCCAAACTGACAACCACCACGGCGCAAATTAGCGCCAAAGATGCCGGCACTGGGGCCACTGCAAGCAGCACTGAACTGCCACAAATTATCAGCGCAATAAAACAAAATCTGGCATCAGCTACTGCCCTGCCTGACAAAGTGAAAAATCAGCTCATCGCTTTGATGAAGCAACTGGATGTCATTGCACCATCCATCCCTTCCTCGCCGTCGACACAGCCATTGCCAGCTAAAACAATGGAAGCATTGCAGCGCTTGCAACTGGACATTCGTGCACTGGGCGGATTGCTTGAATCACTGCCGATTAGCACCACTCCTGGGACTATGGCACTGCGCAATAATTTAGGCGCGCTGGATCACCTGTTCATGCAGCTATTCCGTGGACCAAGAACGACGGCAAGCGCACACGACACGCTTCAACCACCATTGCCACGCTCACAGCTGCAAGCCCAGGCAACACCGCCACCATCGTTGAACAACATCAACAACACCCAAGATGCGGTGCATGAATTACTGCGACAAACAGATGCCGCGCTCGCCCGTGTGCAAACTCAGCAAACGGGATCATTGCTGGAACAGGAAGCTGGTCGACTGCTCATCAATGCTGAAATTCCCTTGCGGCGTGGCGAACAAATTGATTTGCTGCAGTTACGCGTACAGGAAGATGAAGGTGAGAACGGTAATAGTAAATTTGAAAATGGCCTCACCGTCACCCTGAGTCTGGATCTGGAAGGCACCGGCCCGATCTATGCCCGAATCAATGTACGAAAACAAAGCGTGTCCGTGGTATTTTGGGCCGAAGATAACCACACTCTGCAAACTGCGATACAAAATTCAGACGATCTTGAACAGCGCCTCACTCGTGCTGGCCTGAAGCCTGAGCAGATGTCTTTTCTTGAAGGCAAGCCACCCAAAACCAGTCTGCAAAATGATCTGACTGCACTAAATTCCAGCATACTGGATGTCAAAGCATGA
- the recN gene encoding DNA repair protein RecN, whose protein sequence is MLTELHIRNFAIVDELSVDFSTGLTTLTGETGAGKSIAIDALAIALGDRVDSSMLRTGSDRGEVVACFDIRQQSNVQLWLTEHELDEDGACILRRTLAENGSKAYINGRPISVSLLRELGAQLVDIYSQHQHQSMLQKDQQRELLDDYAQNDTVLKQVRGVYRQWQQINQQLQQLEQAKDQREQRLDYLSFQLQELDALELKPNEWAQLDAEHRQLAHAEQIQTQLSSVLSVLYDSDDNLLSQLNRCINVLNDAQRYLPQASSPREMLENARIQIDEATAELRDQWQNTELDPARLQWLDERISELNHAARKHRCDPEQLVDVHQQISDELHSLKHSDQQLEQLQQQRQQLHAQYRQLAQQLTVARQAAAKKLSQQVDQTIHQLGMGNARFQVEMVASDASQPTAHGQEDIQFLICTNPGQPFKPLAKVASGGELSRLALAIQVATSQVARIPTLIFDEVDVGIGGGVAQIVGNMLRQLANNRQIVCITHQAQVAAQGNQQFKVEKIAQKESTSTRILLLEGQQRVEELARMIGGVELTETTRNHAREMLERATV, encoded by the coding sequence ATGTTGACTGAACTGCACATTCGTAATTTTGCCATCGTCGACGAATTATCCGTCGACTTTTCCACGGGTTTGACGACGCTCACCGGTGAAACGGGTGCGGGCAAATCCATCGCCATTGATGCGCTCGCCATTGCTCTGGGTGATCGTGTCGACAGTTCCATGCTGCGCACAGGAAGCGACCGCGGTGAAGTGGTTGCCTGTTTCGACATTCGCCAGCAAAGCAACGTGCAGTTGTGGTTAACCGAGCATGAATTGGACGAAGATGGTGCCTGTATCCTACGCCGCACCTTGGCTGAAAATGGCTCAAAAGCCTACATCAATGGTCGCCCGATCTCGGTCAGTTTACTGCGCGAACTCGGTGCACAATTGGTCGATATTTACAGCCAGCATCAACATCAATCCATGTTGCAAAAAGACCAGCAACGCGAGCTGCTTGATGACTATGCGCAAAATGACACCGTGCTCAAACAAGTCCGTGGTGTGTACCGCCAATGGCAACAAATCAATCAGCAACTGCAACAACTGGAACAGGCCAAAGATCAGCGTGAGCAGCGACTGGATTATTTGTCGTTCCAATTGCAAGAACTGGATGCGCTGGAATTAAAACCCAATGAGTGGGCACAATTGGATGCAGAACATCGCCAACTGGCCCATGCCGAGCAAATTCAAACCCAGCTGAGTAGCGTGCTGTCAGTGCTCTACGACAGCGATGATAATTTGCTCTCACAACTCAACCGCTGCATCAACGTACTCAACGATGCACAACGGTATTTGCCACAGGCCAGTTCGCCGCGCGAGATGCTGGAAAATGCCCGCATCCAAATCGACGAAGCCACCGCCGAACTGCGTGATCAATGGCAGAATACCGAACTGGATCCTGCGCGTTTGCAGTGGCTGGATGAGCGCATCAGCGAACTGAATCATGCCGCGCGCAAACATCGCTGTGATCCCGAGCAACTAGTGGATGTGCATCAACAAATCAGTGATGAGCTACATTCGTTGAAACATTCCGACCAGCAACTGGAACAACTTCAGCAACAGCGCCAGCAGCTACACGCACAATATCGCCAGTTGGCGCAGCAGTTGACTGTCGCCCGTCAGGCGGCGGCAAAAAAACTATCGCAACAAGTCGACCAAACTATCCACCAGTTGGGCATGGGCAACGCCAGATTCCAGGTGGAAATGGTCGCCAGCGACGCCTCCCAGCCCACCGCACATGGCCAGGAAGATATTCAGTTTTTGATCTGTACCAACCCCGGCCAGCCGTTCAAACCACTGGCAAAGGTTGCCTCGGGCGGTGAACTGTCACGCCTGGCACTGGCCATTCAGGTTGCCACCTCCCAGGTGGCCCGCATTCCAACCCTGATCTTCGACGAAGTTGACGTGGGCATTGGCGGCGGCGTGGCACAAATTGTCGGCAATATGCTGCGCCAACTGGCCAATAACCGCCAAATCGTCTGCATCACTCATCAAGCCCAGGTCGCAGCCCAGGGAAATCAACAGTTTAAAGTTGAAAAAATAGCTCAAAAAGAAAGCACTTCGACCCGAATACTGTTATTGGAAGGCCAGCAGCGAGTCGAAGAGCTGGCCCGCATGATTGGCGGGGTGGAATTAACCGAAACCACCCGCAATCACGCCCGTGAAATGCTTGAGCGCGCAACGGTCTAG
- a CDS encoding NAD(+) kinase, whose product MTSQFKKIGLIGKYAGTDMSEQLRSVYQHLHDRQIEVFLDEGSAGIVQLPGVQVLNREQLGNTCDLAVVIGGDGTLLNAARSLTRHEISLVGINLGRLGFLTDISFSEFADKLDEILAGDHIIEERMLLRVDILRDGALLDTSIAMNDVVIHKWEEARMLEMKTFINGGFVNSQRSDGLIVSSPTGSTAYALSGGGPIIFPTLDAMLLVPVCSHTLSQRPLVIDGHSDVEITISESCHGRAQVTCDGQINLGVIAGDRIRIKRFEKKVRLIHPKDYDYYHILREKLHWSENL is encoded by the coding sequence ATGACCAGTCAATTTAAAAAAATCGGCCTGATTGGCAAATATGCCGGCACCGATATGAGTGAGCAACTCCGAAGCGTTTACCAGCACCTACACGACCGACAAATTGAAGTTTTCCTGGATGAAGGAAGTGCCGGTATCGTCCAGTTACCCGGCGTACAAGTTTTAAACAGAGAACAACTCGGAAACACCTGCGATCTGGCCGTTGTCATCGGTGGTGACGGTACGTTGCTCAATGCCGCACGCTCACTGACCCGTCATGAAATCTCACTGGTTGGCATCAATTTAGGCCGGTTGGGTTTTCTGACCGATATTTCTTTTAGCGAATTTGCGGACAAGCTCGACGAAATTCTTGCAGGTGATCACATCATCGAAGAACGCATGCTGCTGCGCGTTGATATTTTACGCGACGGTGCGCTGCTCGATACCTCGATTGCGATGAATGATGTCGTCATTCACAAGTGGGAAGAGGCGCGCATGCTGGAAATGAAAACCTTCATCAACGGCGGTTTTGTTAACAGCCAGCGTTCTGATGGATTAATCGTCTCTTCACCCACCGGCTCAACCGCCTATGCCCTGTCCGGTGGTGGGCCTATCATTTTTCCAACACTGGACGCGATGCTGCTTGTTCCCGTCTGCTCGCACACTCTCAGCCAACGTCCCTTGGTGATCGACGGACACAGCGATGTTGAAATCACCATTAGTGAAAGTTGTCATGGTCGCGCCCAAGTTACCTGCGATGGCCAAATAAATCTGGGAGTTATTGCCGGTGACCGTATCCGCATCAAACGGTTTGAGAAAAAAGTTCGATTAATCCATCCTAAAGATTATGACTACTATCATATTCTGCGCGAAAAGCTTCACTGGAGCGAAAACCTCTAA
- the grpE gene encoding nucleotide exchange factor GrpE, which produces MAEDKLMNENENLQNQTAGGAASATAELGPEAARIAELEAALALAQVKAEENWNLALRTKAEAENMRRRAEKDIESAHKFAIEKFVNELIPVIDSIELGLSATHEDNASIAKFREGSELTLKMMSTVMEKFNMAAISPKGEKFDPAKHQAITMQEQTGVEPNIVLHVIQKGYSLNDRVLRPAMVVVSKASSSEQNKFDGMA; this is translated from the coding sequence ATGGCTGAAGATAAGCTTATGAATGAAAACGAAAATTTGCAGAACCAAACGGCCGGTGGTGCCGCCTCGGCAACGGCAGAATTAGGCCCAGAGGCTGCCCGAATCGCCGAGCTGGAAGCGGCCCTGGCCCTAGCCCAGGTTAAGGCTGAAGAAAACTGGAACCTGGCTTTGCGCACCAAGGCTGAAGCAGAAAATATGCGTCGCCGGGCGGAAAAAGATATCGAAAGTGCTCACAAATTCGCCATCGAGAAATTTGTCAACGAACTGATTCCGGTCATCGACAGTATTGAGCTGGGTTTGTCTGCGACTCATGAAGATAACGCCAGCATCGCGAAATTCCGCGAAGGTTCCGAGCTGACGCTGAAGATGATGTCCACCGTCATGGAAAAATTTAACATGGCTGCCATCTCACCCAAGGGTGAGAAGTTCGACCCCGCCAAACACCAGGCGATCACCATGCAGGAACAAACCGGCGTTGAGCCCAATATCGTGCTGCATGTGATCCAAAAAGGCTACTCTTTGAACGACCGCGTGTTGCGTCCCGCGATGGTGGTGGTTTCCAAGGCATCATCCAGCGAACAAAACAAATTTGATGGCATGGCTTGA